From the genome of Gracilinanus agilis isolate LMUSP501 chromosome 2, AgileGrace, whole genome shotgun sequence, one region includes:
- the LOC123236037 gene encoding olfactory receptor 1509 — protein sequence MEGFNQTRVTEFVFTGLTDNSMLEMSFLVTFSATYMLTLFGNLLIVVTIMFTPRLHTPMYFFLSNLSFIDICLSSVTVPKMLEGFLLERKVTSFDACIAQLFFLHLFACAEIFLLTIMAYDRYVAICTPLHYSTVMNMKVCVQLVFALWLGGTIHSLVQTFLTTRLPYCGPNIIDSYFCDVPSVIKLACADTYLTGVLIVSNSGTISTVSFLALVTSYTVILVSLRKQSAEGRRKALSTCTAHFTVVVLLFGPCIFIYTRPDTSFSIDKVVAVFYTVITPLLNPLIYTLRNEEVKNSMKQLRQHQVFTKAYT from the coding sequence ATGGAAGGTTTCAACCAAACCAGAGTGACTGAATTTGTTTTCACCGGACTCACCGATAACTCGATGTTAGAGATGTCATTCTTGGTGACATTCTCGGCCACCTACATGCTGACTTTGTTCGGGAACCTTCTCATAGTGGTCACCATCATGTTCACCCCACGTCTCCACACTCCCATGTACTTCTTCCTCAGCAACTTGTCCTTCATTGACATTTGCCTCTCATCTGTCACAGTCCCCAAGATGCTAGAGGGCTTCCTCTTGGAAAGAAAGGTCACCTCTTTTGATGCATGCATTGCACAGCTCTTCTTTCTACACCTCTTTGCCTGTGCCGAGATCTTTCTGCTGACCATCATGGCCTATGACCGTTATGTGGCCATCTGCACCCCTTTACACTATTCCACCGTGATGAACATGAAGGTGTGTGTGCAGCTCGTTTTTGCTCTCTGGCTGGGAGGCACCATTCACTCCCTGGTGCAAACATTTCTGACCACCCGCTTGCCCTACTGTGGTCCCAACATCATCGATAGCTACTTTTGTGATGTGCCGTCCGTCATAAAGCTGGCATGTGCAGACACATACCTCACGGGAGTGCTCATTGTTTCTAACAGTGGAACCATCTCCACCGTTTCCTTTCTGGCACTGGTGACTTCCTACACGGTCATCCTGGTGTCTCTCCGGAAGCAGTCGGCTGAAGGACGCCGCAAGGCGCTCTCCACCTGCACGGCTCACTTCACGGTGGTGGTCCTCTTATTTGGACCCTGTATCTTCATCTACACCCGGCCAGATACTAGTTTCTCCATTGACAAGGTAGTGGCTGTGTTCTACACGGTCATCACCCCTTTGCTGAATCCCCTCATCTACACTTTGAGAAATGAGGAGGTGAAGAACTCCATGAAACAGCTCAGACAGCACCAAGTCTTCACAAAAGCATATACATGA